taaataaataaattgtcagAACTATAGGGATTTattcatgtacttttttttttgggctgaatATACACTAATTTTGTGATACACACACATTCTTGGATACATTTGTTTATATGTTTATCTTCTTGTATCTTGAATATGACCTTTGTTTTCGTTCGGTTCACCTCCAAGATGAGCTTGTAGTCCTCTTAGGTCTCCTATTGGTCATAGGTGTACTCCTCCTATTTGTACAATTGCTCGCTCACGTTCTCGATCAGCTTCTCCATGGAGGTAACTTTTCTAAATTGTTTCCAATCCTGAGCATGATTGATCTGGTTTCCTAGTTGTCTGAATTGTGTCAGCTCTCTTTtatttgctttatatatatgtcAGATTTATTTTAGTAGGATGGGAATAaggtttatgaattttttttaatatgggtCTCAAAGTTGCAGAGCTCTAATGTTACTTGTAGAATTGCTTCATTAGTGTGTATGCCAGCAAATTTCTTTGTATGCGTACGTGAGAAGTAGTGGGGATGTGCATGTGGTCGATACCTAGATGGGTGGTGGACTTGTGGGTTGTAGCGGAGGACATTTTGGTAGAAATTGTAGTAGTGCTGTATGAAATGCTGTTCAATATGGGTTGTAAGGTGCCTTGTAAACATTGCTGTTCATTGTGGGTTGAAGTAATTTCTTTTAGCCCTTTATGTGGCTTGGGTGACAGACAGAAGGTATTGGATGTGTATAGGTTTTAACATAACCATAAAATGTTTGGATCATCATTATCTTGTTTGACAGTACTGGTATTTCCAAGGGCAAGACTCTACGACTCCACCTGTCTTCAATTTAGTGTTGTTTATAAGATCTATCATGCCCATTGTTCTTATGATGTCACCTTGATTTTTGCAACTTACATAAAGACTATGTCGGTTCTGAACTCGAGTTGCAATATTATGTTGGCTTCAATTTCATTCCGGCCCctctatttttttcaaatttgtaatAGGCTCAATATGTTGTTGAGTTTTGCAAAATGCTATTTCCCTTTGTTAATTTGATTTGTGCTGTTAGTTTGTATTACTTTTTAGCTTAAGCACGCCATTCTCTGTGGGGGTGTTGTTTACAATAGAGGTCGAGCACCAATTGGAAAACATGGGCGGTCATCATCCTACTTTGGATCACCTAGTCCACGCAAGGTTTGTGtctgttattttttgtttcaaaagagAATTCTTCCTACTAGATACCTTACATTGCTTCTTTCTAATTATAACAGTTACCTCGGAGATCAAGAAGTCATAGCCTGAGAAGGTAATTTCTATCTGTGAATGGTTTCACTTTTATTCATCTAAATACATTTTATTTCTCTTCTAATGGGGTTTTAGCTTGGATGGCTCTTCCTCTACCCTTGGGATGGAGGGTGAGATCATAGATTCAAAACTCACCAGGCATTTGTCTAACTTtgcaatgaagaaaaataaatttactacTCACTTTTATGGGCAGAGAGGAGGATATGGGGTTTGTGGTCAtatcataattttatatatttggcCAGTCTCCTGTCCTCTCCTCTCCCTCCATCACTCTTTATCCAAACATGAGATTTCAACACGATGAATTTCATTCTTATGCGCTAGGTATATGAGCTTGCAAGATGACCTTCAATTTTCATGTGATGAGTCCAAGATGAAAATGTCTTTCTTGTGTCCCCCACCCCCAGATCAAATTATGATTTTCAATAACATCTAGTTTAAGtttgtattaatatttataCTCCAGAACTATTGGAAATAAAACTCCAAACTATTAAATGCTTGTTCCCTTGAGAATTTTGATTTCCAAATGGGACTCTCAATGTGATATGGAGAAGGTAAAATATTTTGGTGGTTGCACTTGGGAAAAATAATTAAGTGGGAGTTTTTTCAGGTATATAACATTAAGTTGGGAAATGTATAGAATTCAAAGCAATGGATATCACTGGAGAGAGCTCAATGGAAATTTCCTCCCACCAAAGAGGTAGTTTTAAATTCTGTAAAATACACATGAGGGAGCAAGCTGTTGCTTtccatgaggagatggaagttGAGTTGGCATTTGAGTTTCAAAAATGGATTAGAGGATATTTTAGGCAATCAGGCTGGCTTTAGATTTTGGTTTGTACTTTTTAGTTCAATATATAAGcactgatgatgatgataataacaTGAATAGGCTACAACTTGGGAAACTTTAGGTTGGTTAATTCATGGTTTTCTACTACTACAATGTTATGTTGTCATCATCTAGTTTTGAGTCGACTTAACTGGCATTTTCATTATGTAACCTTCACTGCTATATCATAATGTCTGTTCTACCATTTCTTGTGGACTGCATAACTTGCATGATTCCAGAGTGCTTCACTAGACTGTTTGGAATTTTGTGGATATATCATAGGGTATTGATTCCCTTGGTCTCACCTTATTGGCAAAGCTATGTGTattatttatccaaaataaaaatcataaatctcTGCACATTTGTAGTTTCTCTTCTTGCTGTTGATGTCacacattttttataatactgCATTTTATTCTTCGAGGAgacatttcttaatttttatgcaAATATCAAGTCATTTCATTTAGAGCATCGAAGGTTGTTCTGCCATAATATTTCAAATCTTTAATGCAGTGAACCATTTTTTATATCTTCATGTGAAATCATTGTGTGTTGTGGTAATGCCTGATTTGTGATGACTCTCAAACCAAATAGTGTATGTCTACCAGTAAAagcaagttaaaaaaaaaaaaaatggaacgattttattgtccaattttccacaaaaaaaatattattgttagtGTGTTTATCTTATTTTACTTGATTATAACCCCTTTAGAAATAGCCAACAAAATCCTTAGGTGGCATCATTTTGGGTGATTATGCCACATGAACAAAATTAACAAGTATCCTAACTAGGCAACCATTGCCATGTAGATGAGGTTACAGTTTGTTGCAgctaaataatttgataatttagccttttctcctttttgaCATTTTATGTCAATACATGTTTCTTAAGAAGCAAAGTACATAAACTTAAGGTGGCACTGGTGCAATTAGAAGTCAcatgaataaaaat
This genomic stretch from Quercus robur chromosome 4, dhQueRobu3.1, whole genome shotgun sequence harbors:
- the LOC126720773 gene encoding uncharacterized protein LOC126720773 isoform X3; translation: MDRLFLYKLMDKNSFINVCMTKPKEENHWPLIYQTLLLYQRDELVVLLGLLLVIGVLLLFVQLLAHVLDQLLHGEVEHQLENMGGHHPTLDHLVHASYLGDQEVIA